The following proteins come from a genomic window of Sardina pilchardus chromosome 1, fSarPil1.1, whole genome shotgun sequence:
- the LOC134083012 gene encoding uncharacterized protein LOC134083012, whose translation MRCYLLPSLVCVCPSFSYSLESCSITDEGFRMLASALRSNPSALRHLWLGRNQPGPSAQQLLSELKKHPNCKHIQIYGVGKVFNPELPSVSHGSEVIREDSSENTVLDQEDLDSVDNPDRRTDVRGLSGDMAELDISAGETQCMYDRRPNCCKSCEDVEDTSHWILLEPSVSMETGVPVYTHSSPPGSFECTASGLRWVCAVEVSLKYHLSDPHVYGAELAMLQYEPIGPLMDIKVLSGELLEAHLPHFACLEGSDSSLREAVRVLHGVDSSVTLEKCELTRFHAKLLKPSFSLTEVLVKFGIPMKAHLDVLIYRTRVTPLVLLTYVVPRDASMIQAVEKDLLRTQNAKAIITHRPDMSIWMHTKFSLKSSASHAKSSPSEITLKYIRPPDLFRLVIDKADDCFDLELISEGQSIWKATLESFEYGETGDVAPSHEIPSAASGRSRSVIPREAAHTSRAARAEEEEGNMASMSHQDRLSCIRPDLIKRTSEGVLKGLVLGLESHQPPVMHNMETQVILQRTSVLHEQVTSLIDMVLKKGDTACGIMLSLLKELDYYFYQDLIKKA comes from the exons ATGAGGTGTTATCTGCTTCCctctttggtctgtgtgtgtccttctttCTCCTACAGCCTGGAGAGCTGCAGTATAACAGATGAAGGCTTCAGAATGTTAGCATCAGCGctgagatcaaacccatcaGCCCTCAGACATCTCTGGCTGGGGAGGAATCAGCCTGGACCCTCAGCACAGCAGCTGCTCTCTGAACTGAAGAAACATCCAAACTGTaaacatatacaaatatatgGAG TTGGTAAAGTGTTTAATCCAGAGCTGCCGAGTGTTTCACATGGGTCTGAAGTCATCAGGGAAGATTCCTCAGAAAACACTGTTCTGGACCAAGAGGATTTGGATTCTGTGGACAATCCTGACCGGAGGACAGATGTGAGAGGACTGTCTGGAGATATGGCTGA GTTGGACATTTCGGCTGGTGAAACTCAGTGTATGTATGACAGACGACCAAACTGCTGCAAATCCTGTGAAGATGTTGAAGACACTTCCCACTGGATCCTGTTGGAACCctctgtttccatggagacaGGAGTGCCAGTGTATACACACAGCTCTCCACCAGGAAGTTTTGAGTGCACAGCGTCTGGTTTGCGCTGGGTGTGTGCGGTTGAAGTCTCTCTAAAGTATCACTTAAGTGACCCCCATGTATACGGAGCAGAGCTTGCCATGTTGCAGTATGAACCAATTGGTCCCTTGATGGACATCAAAGTGCTCTCAGGTGAACTGTTGGAGGCTCATCTGCCCCATTTTGCCTGTCTGGAAGGTTCAGATTCCTCTCTTAGAGAGGCTGTGAGAGTTCTGCATGGGGTCGACAGCAGTGTAACTCTAGAGAAATGTGAGCTGACCCGCTTCCACGCAAAGCTCCTCAAGCCCTCCTTCTCACTGACAGAAGTCCTGGTGAAATTCGGAATCCCAATGAAAGCCCATCTGGACGTGTTAATCTACCGGACCAGAGTGACACCCCTGGTTCTTCTCACATATGTCGTGCCGCGGGATGCATCCATGATTCAGGCTGTTGAAAAGGATTTGTTGAGGACACAAAATGCAAAGGCGATCATAACACATCGACCTGATATGTCCATTTGGATGCACACAAAGTTTAGCTTGAAGTCATCTGCCAGCCATGCTAAAAGTTCCCCATCAGAGATCACCCTAAAATACATTAGACCTCCAGACTTATTCCGGTTGGTCATTGATAAAGCAGATGACTGTTTTGATTTGGAGCTGATCAGTGAAGGACAGTCCATATGGAAAGCTACACTGGAAAGTTTTGAATATGGTGAAACTGGAGATGTGGCACCCAGTCATGAAATTCCCTCAGCAGCATCCGGACGTTCCCGAAGCGTGATCCCCAGAGAAGCGGCTCACACGAGCAGAGCTGCCAGGGccgaagaggaagaagggaacATGGCCTCCATGTCACACCAAG ATCGACTGTCCTGTATTCGGCCTGATCTCATCAAGCGGACGTCAGAAGGTGTGCTGAAAGGTCTGGTTCTAGGGCTTGAATCCCATCAACCTCCTGTAATGCACAATATGGAGACACAAGTCATCCTGCAGAGGACCAGCGTGCTGCATGAGCAGGTGACCTCCCTCATCGACATGGTGCTGAAAAAGGGAGACACAGCGTGTGgcatcatgctctctctccttaAAGAACTGGACTATTACTTTTATCAAGACCTCATCAAGAAAGCATAG